A single window of Nicotiana sylvestris chromosome 3, ASM39365v2, whole genome shotgun sequence DNA harbors:
- the LOC104212985 gene encoding transcription factor MYB1R1-like, translating to MSRSSSQSGTNGHNSFTSAGESSTAAVSGGGGEIMLFGVRVKVDPMRKSVSLNNLSQYELPNANENINNISNSGNNNEYSKVADEGYASADDAVPRHSGSGRERKRGVPWTEEEHKLFLLGLQKVGKGDWRGISRNFVKTRTPTQVASHAQKYFLRRTNLNRRRRRSSLFDITTDSVSVVPIEEKQNLQEHQVLAPTSLPPVKNSKINAFQVTPLPVTFGQGDQINKNSSIFLRPVPVLPLSNSSRIADFNLNQSSAMEASSLSLTLSLSLNQSQSSSTRHSAFQVMSNFNNGDSIISVA from the exons ATGTCGCGCAGCAGCTCTCAGTCTGGAACCAACGGCCACAACTCTTTCACGAGCGCCGGCGAGTCGTCGACGGCCGCCGTGTCGGGTGGTGGAGGAGAGATCATGTTGTTTGGTGTGAGAGTGAAGGTGGACCCTATGAGGAAGAGTGTGAGTTTGAACAATCTCTCTCAGTACGAGCTGCCAAATGCTAACGAGAACATCAACAACATTAGCAACAGCGGAAATAACAATGAATATTCTAAAGTGGCTGATGAGGGCTACGCTTCCGCCGATGACGCTGTTCCTCGCCACTCCGGCAGTGGCCGTGAGCGTAAGCGAG GAGTTCCATGGACGGAGGAAGAGCACAAGCTATTCCTTTTGGGATTGCAAAAAGTGGGAAAAGGAGACTGGAGAGGTATTTCTAGAAATTTCGTCAAGACTCGAACACCTACACAGGTTGCTAGTCATGCTCAGAAATACTTCCTCCGGCGAACTAACCTCAATCGCCGCCGCCGTCGTTCTAGCCTCTTTGATATCACCACTGACTCG GTATCTGTAGTGCCGATAGAAGAAAAGCAAAATCTGCAAGAACACCAAGTTCTGGCACCAACATCATTGCCTCCTGTAAAAAATTCCAAAATCAATGCATTTCAGGTGACACCTTTGCCAGTAACTTTTGGGCAAGGAGATCAAATTAATAAGAATTCATCTATATTCCTCCGGCCGGTTCCTGTTCTTCCACTGTCTAATTCGTCAAGAATAGCTGACTTTAACTTGAATCAGAGCTCAGCAATGGAAGCATCTTCATTGTCGTTGACATTGTCCTTGTCACTAAATCAAAGCCAGTCATCATCGACTAGGCACTCAGCATTTCAAGTGATGTCAAATTTCAATAATGGAGATAGCATTATCAGTGTGGCATGA